A DNA window from Halomicrobium mukohataei DSM 12286 contains the following coding sequences:
- a CDS encoding adenosylhomocysteinase: MTDPITARLDDPATAREEGRRKMDWAVQHMPIMASLRESFEADQPFAGERIGMAMHVEAKTAVLAEVLAAGGAEVAMTGCNPLSTHDDVSAALDAVEGVTCYAERGVDDEEYYAAIEAVIDHEPTITVDDGMDLVAAIHEDYPELIDTIVGGAEETTTGVHRLRAMDDDGALEYPVFAVNDTPMKRLFDNVHGTGESSLASIAMTTNLSWAGKTVVVAGYGNCGKGVAKKASGQNADVIVTEVEPRRALEAHMEGYDVMPMAEAAAEGDVFITTTGNRDVIVEEHFEAMQDGVLLANAGHFDVEVDLNALSALAVDTYEARDGVRAYEMADGRRLNVLAEGRLVNLATPIALGHPVEVMDQSFGIQAVCVRELVERGEAYAAGVHDVPDELDREVAEIKLDAEGVDFDSLTESQAEYMDSWQHGT; encoded by the coding sequence ATGACTGACCCCATTACCGCGCGACTCGACGACCCGGCCACGGCCCGCGAGGAGGGCCGCCGCAAGATGGACTGGGCCGTCCAGCACATGCCGATCATGGCGTCGCTCCGGGAGTCCTTCGAGGCCGACCAGCCCTTCGCGGGCGAGCGCATCGGCATGGCGATGCACGTCGAAGCCAAGACCGCCGTCCTGGCCGAAGTGCTGGCCGCCGGTGGGGCCGAGGTGGCGATGACCGGTTGTAACCCGCTGTCGACCCACGACGACGTTTCGGCCGCGCTAGACGCCGTCGAGGGCGTCACCTGCTACGCCGAACGCGGCGTCGACGACGAGGAGTACTACGCCGCCATCGAGGCGGTCATCGACCACGAGCCGACGATCACCGTCGACGACGGGATGGACCTCGTGGCGGCGATCCACGAGGACTATCCCGAGCTGATCGACACCATCGTCGGCGGCGCAGAAGAGACGACGACCGGGGTCCACCGCCTGCGCGCGATGGACGACGACGGCGCGCTGGAGTACCCCGTCTTCGCCGTCAACGACACGCCGATGAAGCGACTGTTCGACAACGTCCACGGCACCGGCGAGTCCTCGCTCGCGTCGATCGCGATGACGACGAACCTCTCGTGGGCAGGCAAGACCGTCGTCGTCGCCGGCTACGGGAACTGCGGGAAAGGCGTCGCAAAGAAGGCCAGCGGCCAGAACGCGGACGTGATCGTCACTGAGGTCGAGCCTCGCCGCGCCCTGGAGGCCCACATGGAAGGCTACGACGTGATGCCGATGGCCGAGGCCGCCGCCGAGGGCGACGTGTTCATCACGACGACGGGCAACCGCGACGTGATCGTCGAAGAGCACTTCGAAGCGATGCAGGACGGCGTCCTGTTGGCCAACGCCGGCCACTTCGACGTGGAGGTCGACCTCAACGCACTCTCGGCGCTGGCCGTCGACACGTACGAGGCCCGCGACGGCGTCCGGGCCTACGAGATGGCCGACGGTCGCCGACTGAACGTCCTCGCAGAGGGGCGACTCGTCAACCTCGCGACCCCGATCGCGCTGGGCCACCCCGTCGAAGTGATGGACCAGTCGTTCGGCATCCAGGCCGTCTGTGTCCGGGAACTGGTCGAGCGCGGCGAGGCGTACGCGGCCGGCGTCCACGACGTGCCCGACGAACTGGACAGGGAGGTCGCGGAGATCAAACTCGACGCGGAAGGCGTCGACTTCGACTCGCTGACCGAGAGCCAGGCCGAGTACATGGACTCCTGGCAGCACGGGACGTAG
- a CDS encoding hemolysin family protein has translation MTDIALSLGGIALALFLVLLNGFFVASEFAFVRIRATSVQQLVEEGAAGAGVLDDVMDNLDDYLATTQLGITVASLGLGWVGEPAIADLLEPVLAPILPPSLLHAVAFAVGFTVITFLHVVFGELAPKTLAIADAEKISLLVAAPMKFFFYLLYPGIVVFNGSANFFTQLIGVEPASESEETLEEEEILRVLNQSGQAGHVDAGEVEMIQRVFEFDDRSVREVMVPRPDVISVTASTPVTELRSIVLDAGHTRYPVVEGDDGDQVVGFVDAKDVLRVLDAGDESPATAGDIARDLPMVPESTRIDDLLREFQDEQRQMAIVIDEWGAFEGIATVEDVLETLVGDLQDGFDAATGEPSIDARDDGSYRVDGAVPLSTVNDELDATFESPAFETIGGLVLDRLGRAPKAGDTVETDGYLITVVSVDGARVSVVDVEPAT, from the coding sequence ATGACCGACATCGCACTCTCGCTGGGGGGTATCGCGCTCGCGCTCTTTCTGGTCCTGTTGAACGGCTTCTTCGTCGCCTCGGAGTTCGCCTTCGTCCGGATCAGGGCGACCTCCGTCCAGCAACTCGTCGAAGAGGGGGCCGCCGGTGCTGGCGTGCTGGACGACGTGATGGACAACCTCGACGACTACCTCGCGACGACGCAACTGGGGATCACGGTCGCGTCGCTGGGACTGGGGTGGGTCGGTGAGCCCGCCATCGCCGACCTGCTGGAGCCGGTGCTGGCTCCGATTCTGCCACCGAGTCTGCTCCACGCCGTCGCCTTCGCCGTCGGGTTCACCGTCATCACCTTCCTCCACGTGGTCTTCGGAGAACTCGCGCCCAAGACGCTGGCTATCGCGGACGCCGAGAAGATCTCGCTGCTCGTGGCCGCGCCGATGAAGTTCTTCTTCTATCTCCTCTATCCGGGCATCGTCGTGTTCAACGGCTCTGCGAACTTCTTCACGCAGTTGATCGGCGTCGAGCCCGCTTCCGAGAGCGAGGAGACGCTCGAAGAAGAGGAGATTTTGCGGGTGCTGAACCAGTCCGGGCAGGCGGGCCACGTCGACGCGGGCGAAGTCGAGATGATCCAGCGCGTCTTCGAGTTCGACGACCGGTCCGTCCGCGAGGTGATGGTCCCGCGACCTGACGTGATCAGTGTCACGGCCTCCACGCCGGTGACGGAACTGCGTTCGATCGTCCTCGACGCCGGGCACACGCGTTATCCCGTGGTCGAGGGCGACGACGGCGACCAGGTGGTCGGCTTCGTCGACGCCAAGGACGTGCTTCGGGTGCTGGATGCCGGCGACGAGTCCCCGGCGACCGCCGGGGACATCGCGCGGGACCTCCCGATGGTTCCGGAGTCGACCCGCATCGACGACCTCCTGCGGGAGTTTCAGGACGAGCAGCGCCAGATGGCGATCGTGATCGACGAGTGGGGCGCCTTCGAGGGGATCGCCACCGTCGAGGACGTCCTCGAGACGCTCGTGGGCGACCTCCAGGACGGCTTCGACGCGGCGACGGGGGAACCCTCGATCGACGCGCGCGACGACGGTTCGTACCGCGTCGACGGTGCAGTCCCCCTCTCGACGGTCAACGACGAACTGGACGCCACCTTCGAGAGTCCCGCCTTCGAGACGATCGGTGGCCTCGTGCTGGATCGGCTGGGCCGGGCCCCGAAGGCCGGGGACACGGTCGAGACCGACGGCTACCTGATCACCGTCGTGAGCGTCGACGGCGCGCGCGTCTCGGTCGTCGACGTGGAACCGGCGACGTGA
- a CDS encoding ICP22 family protein, whose product MRTELFALAMAVTLVGAAVGPGVVAADDEAGNAALSVSVAQDEDVTISVTANDSAVENATVDVGGEEGSSYEGIGSYTTDDDGEVELDSPEANVTISVTATADNRTATTTADLLGEEYLVENQTSAFGQQVSAYVQSLLDGDRRHIGPQVAAFVQANNPGNAPAHAGPPEHAGPDHENETGDDNETAFENETDEDERGPPEHAGPDRENETDEDERGPPEHAGPDAEEDATDDEASETDDEAETEESEDEEDGAESDDDGGPPDHANAGGN is encoded by the coding sequence ATGCGCACCGAACTATTCGCACTGGCGATGGCCGTCACGCTGGTCGGGGCCGCAGTCGGCCCCGGCGTCGTGGCGGCCGACGACGAGGCCGGGAACGCGGCGCTGTCGGTCAGTGTCGCACAGGACGAGGACGTGACGATCAGCGTCACGGCAAACGACAGCGCCGTCGAGAACGCCACCGTCGACGTGGGTGGCGAAGAGGGGAGTTCCTACGAGGGAATCGGGTCGTACACGACCGACGACGACGGGGAGGTAGAGCTGGACTCGCCCGAGGCCAACGTGACGATCTCGGTCACCGCGACCGCCGACAACCGGACGGCCACGACGACGGCCGACCTGCTCGGCGAGGAGTACCTCGTCGAGAATCAGACGAGCGCCTTCGGCCAGCAGGTGTCTGCCTACGTCCAGTCGCTGCTGGACGGTGATCGACGCCACATCGGTCCGCAGGTCGCCGCCTTCGTCCAGGCGAACAACCCCGGCAACGCACCCGCCCACGCGGGTCCGCCCGAACACGCCGGTCCCGACCACGAGAACGAGACCGGAGACGACAACGAGACGGCATTCGAGAACGAGACCGACGAGGACGAGCGCGGCCCGCCCGAACACGCCGGTCCCGACCGCGAGAACGAGACTGACGAAGACGAGCGCGGCCCGCCAGAGCACGCCGGTCCCGACGCGGAGGAAGACGCGACCGACGACGAAGCGTCCGAGACCGACGACGAAGCAGAAACTGAGGAGTCGGAAGACGAAGAAGACGGAGCGGAGAGTGACGACGACGGCGGTCCGCCGGACCACGCCAACGCGGGCGGCAACTGA
- a CDS encoding aspartate kinase, with protein MRVVAKFGGTSLGNGERINRAADSIASAIENGHEVAVVASAMGNTTDELLEEIEYDAEPEDRAQIVSMGERTSVRMLKGALAARGVEAMFLEPGSEHWPIITDEYGEVDVEETTKRAHALAGQLEDVVPVVTGFLAQDLAGNVTTLGRGGSDTSAVMLGKYMDADEVVIVTDVEGVMTGDPRVVEGARNVGEISVDELRSLSFRGAEVVAPSALSYKDRDLGVRVVHYQHGDLLTGGTSIEGEFQNLIDLQEERLCCVTIAGRAIRNSPGILGELSTALGDEGINIDGVSSGMDSITFYVDTDHADDAEALLHDHVVDDDTLSSVTVEDDIAVVRVTGGELPNQPGIVKRVIDPLSDAHINLYDVITSATSVSVFVPWSDREQALSLVQDVF; from the coding sequence ATGCGCGTAGTCGCCAAGTTCGGCGGGACGAGCCTTGGCAACGGCGAGCGGATCAACCGGGCCGCGGACTCGATCGCGTCGGCCATCGAGAACGGCCACGAGGTCGCCGTCGTCGCCAGCGCGATGGGGAACACGACGGACGAACTCCTCGAAGAGATCGAGTACGACGCCGAGCCCGAGGACCGCGCACAGATCGTCAGCATGGGCGAGCGCACCTCCGTCCGGATGCTCAAGGGCGCGCTCGCGGCCCGGGGCGTCGAGGCGATGTTCCTCGAACCGGGGAGCGAGCACTGGCCGATCATCACCGACGAGTACGGCGAGGTCGACGTCGAGGAGACGACCAAGCGGGCTCACGCGCTGGCCGGCCAGCTGGAGGACGTGGTGCCGGTCGTCACGGGCTTTCTCGCACAGGACCTCGCGGGCAACGTCACCACGCTGGGGCGGGGGGGCTCGGACACCTCGGCGGTGATGCTGGGCAAGTACATGGACGCCGACGAGGTCGTCATCGTCACGGACGTGGAAGGCGTCATGACGGGCGACCCCCGCGTCGTCGAAGGGGCACGCAACGTCGGCGAGATCTCCGTCGACGAACTGCGTTCGCTCTCCTTTCGCGGTGCCGAGGTCGTCGCGCCCTCGGCGCTGTCGTACAAGGACCGCGATCTGGGCGTCCGCGTCGTCCACTACCAGCACGGCGACCTGCTGACCGGGGGCACCTCGATCGAGGGCGAATTTCAGAACCTCATCGACCTCCAGGAAGAGCGCCTCTGCTGTGTCACTATCGCCGGCCGCGCGATCCGAAACAGTCCGGGCATCCTCGGCGAACTCTCGACGGCGCTTGGCGACGAGGGGATCAACATCGACGGCGTCTCCTCCGGGATGGACTCGATCACCTTCTACGTCGACACCGACCACGCCGACGACGCGGAGGCGCTCTTGCACGATCACGTCGTCGACGACGACACCCTCTCCAGTGTCACCGTCGAGGACGACATCGCCGTCGTCCGCGTCACGGGCGGTGAGCTGCCGAACCAGCCGGGCATCGTCAAGCGCGTGATCGACCCGCTCTCGGACGCTCACATCAACCTCTACGACGTGATCACCTCCGCCACCTCGGTGTCCGTGTTCGTCCCGTGGTCGGACCGAGAGCAGGCCCTCTCGCTCGTTCAGGACGTGTTCTGA
- a CDS encoding metallophosphoesterase family protein, producing the protein MKLGILSDVHGNEVALQAVLADMPSVDGLVCAGDVVGYNPWHAACVDAIAAPESGPIADSDAALLDGTVPTVQGNHDRAVATDHAPRFNHMAAAAVDHARDQLTDDQLAWLDGLPTERRVLDGRVKIVHGHPDDPDHYTRPGEFGPDLLGDEDALIMGHTHVQHHERYDDGIVLNPGSVGQPRDDDPTAAYAVLDVAEGTVEERRVDYDTDAVIRAVEDAGLPRQIGFRLTQGR; encoded by the coding sequence ATGAAGCTCGGTATTCTATCAGACGTTCACGGAAACGAGGTCGCACTACAGGCCGTCCTCGCGGACATGCCCAGCGTCGACGGACTGGTGTGTGCCGGGGACGTGGTGGGGTACAATCCGTGGCACGCAGCGTGTGTCGACGCGATCGCAGCGCCAGAGAGCGGGCCGATCGCAGACAGCGACGCCGCGTTGCTCGACGGAACGGTCCCGACGGTACAGGGCAACCACGACCGGGCCGTCGCGACGGACCACGCCCCACGCTTCAACCACATGGCGGCGGCCGCCGTCGACCACGCCCGCGACCAGCTGACCGACGACCAGCTGGCGTGGCTCGACGGCTTGCCGACAGAGCGCCGCGTGCTCGACGGGCGAGTGAAGATCGTCCACGGCCACCCGGACGACCCCGACCACTACACCCGGCCGGGTGAGTTCGGGCCGGACCTGCTGGGAGACGAGGACGCGCTGATCATGGGCCACACCCACGTCCAGCACCACGAACGCTACGACGACGGGATCGTCCTGAACCCCGGGAGCGTCGGCCAGCCACGGGACGACGACCCGACGGCGGCCTACGCCGTGCTCGACGTGGCCGAGGGGACCGTCGAGGAGCGACGCGTCGACTACGACACGGACGCGGTCATCCGGGCAGTCGAGGACGCCGGGCTACCGCGACAGATCGGGTTCCGGCTGACACAGGGGCGATAA